One genomic window of Caenorhabditis elegans chromosome I includes the following:
- the T28B8.1 gene encoding PAX3-and PAX7-binding protein 1 (Confirmed by transcript evidence), producing the protein MFRRIFDAFNFMGSDEESTAAPVDQEGQEQLIDEDGWVNFNHPTESGDSDEFAFIENPEILEMGDETTIEVEMRTTPCPEVEAIKRREEYNLAKAKTAFRNHLESVMFADPDSGKDVRTFKSTHGSGRSVPTASGSIRRLNTQSQRSKKSSGKSNDRKTHRVSDLQLADA; encoded by the exons ATGTTCCGCCGTATCTTCGACGCTTTCAACTTTATGGGATCCGATGAAGAATCTACTGCCGCCCCAGTCGATCAAGAAGGGCAAGAGCAACTGATTGATGAGGACGGATGGGTCAACTTCAACCATCCTACAGAATCCGGGGACAGCGACGAATTCGCATTCATCGAAAATCCGGAGATCCTCGAAATGGGAGACGAGACGACAATTGAGGTGGAGATGAGGACGACGCCTTGTCCAGAAGTTGAAGCGATCAAGAGACGGGAAGAATACAATCTTGCGAAGGCTAAGACCGCATTCAGGAATCATTTGGAGTCGGTG ATGTTCGCCGACCCGGATTCCGGAAAGGATGTTCGAACCTTCAAGTCAACTCATGGTTCCGGACGTTCTGTGCCAACCGCCTCCGGCTCAATTCGTCGCCTTAATACTCAATCCCAAAGATCTAAGAAGTCCTCCGGAAAGAGCAATGATCGCAAGACGCATCGTGTCTCGGATCTTCAGCTCGCCGACGCTTAA
- the del-4 gene encoding Amiloride-sensitive sodium channel (Confirmed by transcript evidence), with amino-acid sequence MGVFWTGLKYVFTDFSCWTSTHGVPHIGMANARWLRAFWILVVVVSIALFIWQFITLLTNYLSFSVNTETTLQFAERTFPTVTICHLNPWKLSETKSVDPDMSALIDAYNSDSSSAQFGLPASLTADRQQQASKWTLMYSERLNEKQYNDAADIAYSYDDMVVSCTYNAKTCNITDFNDFYNPSYGNCLQFNTDGMYSSSRAGPLYGLRMVMRTDQDTYLPWTEASGVIIDIHMQDEIPYPDVFGYFAPPGTASSLGVSYVQTTRLSKPYGSCTTKTKLKTTHYTGTYTVEACFRSCMQEKIIASCGCYYPAYSHASNTTQYVSCDNGVQTLSNLNCVDLINSADSTEFDVLTDCDCPQPCEIDSYGVTVSTAQWPSDSYVPTECNPGGPSGPWDASGESCLDWYKANTILIEIYYERMNFQVLTESPAYTFVNFISDVGGQVGLFLGMSIISAIEYLVLIFLVFFYCCTHKSRRAEIEQLEMDIKKAKDDVDQVAEKRKKHQKANAELYEMDTAHDIVPPKPHSND; translated from the exons aTGGGTGTATTTTGGACCGGCCTGAAGTATGTTTTCACGGATTTTTCGTGTTGGACATCAACTCATGGAGTTCCACATATTGGAATGGCAAATGCTCGATGGTTGAG AGCATTCTGGATACTTGTCGTCGTTGTTTCCATTGCACTTTTTATTTGGCAATTCATCACGTTGCTTACCAACTATTTATCATTCAGTGTGAATACGGAAACTACG ctgcaatttgccgaacggacATTTCCCACCGTCACGATTTGTCATTTAAATCCATGGAAACTATCAGAAACGAAAAGTGTGGACCCGGATATGAGTGCACTG ATCGACGCCTACAACTCTGATTCAAGCTCTGCTCAATTTGGACTCCCAGCTTCTTTGACAGCTGATAGGCAGCAACAAGCTAGTAAATGGACTCTCATGTATTCTGAAAGACTTAACGAAAAACAGTATAAT GATGCGGCAGACATTGCATATTCATATGATGACATGGTTGTTAGTTGCACGTATAATGCAAAAACATGCAACATTAC TGACTTTAACGATTTTTACAACCCGTCATACGGAAATTGTCTGCAATTTAACACTGATGGAATGTATTCTTCTTCCCGCGCGGGACCACTTTATGGTCTTCGTATGGTGATGAGAACAGATCAAGATACATATCTTCCATGGACTGAAGCTTCAGGCGTTATCATTGATATTCATATGCAGGATGAAATACCGTATCCTG ATGTATTCGGTTACTTTGCACCGCCGGGAACTGCTTCCTCTCTTGGTGTTAGTTATGTTCAAACTACTCGTCTTAGTAAACCTTACGGTAGCTGCACAAccaaaacaaaactaaaaactactCATTATACTGGAACATACACTGTTGAAGCATGTTTTAGAAGTTGTATGCAGGAAAAGATTATTGCATCGTGTGGATGTTACTATCCTGCTTATTCCCATGCATCAAATACAACACAGTATGTATCATGTGATAACGGTGTACAGACActttctaatt TAAACTGTGTTGACTTGATCAATAGTGCCGATTCAACGGAATTCGATGTGCTCACCGATTGTGATTGCCCTCAACCTTGCGA AATCGATTCATATGGTGTAACTGTATCCACTGCTCAATGGCCATCCGATTCATATGTG ccAACAGAATGCAATCCTGGTGGTCCATCTGGTCCGTGGGATGCTTCAGGAGAATCGTGTCTTGATTGGTATAAAGCAAACACCATTCTCATTGAAATATATTATGAACGAATGAACTTCCAAGTTCTTACAGAGTCACCAGCGTATACG tttgtaAACTTCATTTCTGATGTTGGCGGTCAAGTTGGTTTGTTCCTTGGAATGAGTATTATATCTGCAATCGAATATcttgttttgatatttcttgTCTTTTTCTATTGTTGTACTCATAAATCTAGAAGAGCAGAAATTGAACAACTTGAAATGGACATCAAAAAGGCTAAG GATGATGTGGATCAAGTTGCAGAGAAGCGGAAGAAACATCAAAAAGCAAATGCAGAACTTTACGAAATGGATACAGCTCATGATATTGTTCCACCAAAGCCTCATTCTAATGATTGA
- the ins-18 gene encoding INSulin related (Product from WormBase gene class ins;~Confirmed by transcript evidence) codes for MVHRLFIVLIAIILVAKSTAISLQQADGRMKMCPPGGSTFTMAWSMSCSMRRRKRDVGRYFEKRALIAPSIRQLQTICCQVGCNVEDLLAYCAPI; via the exons ATGGTCCACCGACTTTTCATCGTCCTTATTGCAATTATTCTTGTCGCAAAATCAACTGCAATCTCACTTCAACAAGCTG ACGGACGCATGAAAATGTGCCCACCAGGTGGTTCAACATTCACAATGGCATGGTCAATGTCGTGTTCGATGCGCAGGAGAAAACGAGATGTTGGACGatatttcg aaaaacgtGCTCTGATCGCCCCATCAATCCGTCAACTTCAAACAATTTGCTGTCAAGTTGGTTGCAACGTGGAAGATCTTCTTGCCTACTGTGCCCCAATTTAA
- the osp-1 gene encoding uncharacterized protein (Confirmed by transcript evidence), with protein MKNLLIFHLFCLIFITFAERSTDAWTKEFEVTRWDGYNGLQEYLNENLQQGSEEEKAELPSVLLQRRLLGKRYSNGTVIYDNKVKYKPIVVVINKRGRSTLYLNYLYVSIAFLVAAGLLFVNGRAMCKSEAFVPVKNINDSNKPQREYPVSLTLYLGQKAEEKTPIIKKAPPAAKPTPENKKTK; from the exons atgaaaaatctgcTGATTTTTCATCTCTTCTGTCTAATTTTCATCACATTTGCTGAAAGATCAACTGATGCTTGGACCAAAGAGTTTGAAGTTACCAGATGGGATGGATACAATGGCTTGCAAGAGTATctgaatgaaaatttgcaacaagGATCTGA AGAAGAGAAAGCAGAACTTCCATCAGTATTACTTCAACGAAGATTGTTGGGAAAACGCTACTCAAATGGAACGGTAATTTATGATAATAAAGTTAAATATAAACCGATTGTCGTTGTAATCAATAAACGTGGAAG AAGTACACTCTATTTGAATTATCTCTACGTGTCCATCGCTTTTCTCGTGGCTGCAGGTTTATTGTTTGTAAATGGAAGGGCAATGTGCAAATCAGAAGCTTTTGTTCCTG tgaaaaatattaatgatTCGAACAAACCACAACGTGAATACCCAGTGTCTCTGACTTTGTATCTTGGACAAAAAGCCGAAGAAAAAACTCCGATCA ttaaaaaagcACCACCAGCGGCCAAACCTACCCCTGAAAATAAGAAGACAAAGTAG
- the T28B8.3 gene encoding DUF3437 domain-containing protein (Partially confirmed by transcript evidence): MVKVRNSPQPVSVNTGDNLKILMTKNYVRPTKQSIFLPYFEELEAEADKKFDNIINGMMAGFLTDNLIETGRFTKMFQFHIQQFGLRMSKEMLLNLVRFFYEVLIKEHQHTDLIMVACEAFKNMMDLVKPRRFGWRDHTLDWRPLRQLHYQVFLKKMTPDLEDDCKHPLFYFARFYDPSEHQAIWETILQEIPIGNQDQTELLIDICWRFLSVYGMTEEDMKHNAVNTWIKELWEMYLKAEMNTSWTAHCLDHIVEICTIAPGAFDLSSYYDVLFTKMIRGFDLTVREGKLEIGNGEEKISSFYLADICAYTIGGPNSSLSHFQRLIQYISFHVHPPNIGEHTDQISMFLEQFMESFKERLNKERLNWEKRKCSKDYYLKDSDIDAVVESISDLAIMLMFNEDIDYKLIKLLTTVNREYVAPKLLNHLYSSLTAVSEPHRLTTLIEAFTFFVYEIIRTPDAEYRTPRNIVYDSKWLIYMEEERKSWPTFHLGSEVPMVKTHKFASLRAHAFYILEIFVNQINVNDVDRTKFVLKTLEILFSSFPLMDFSAAIKFHEEKMSNDDRLICLLSKRVPSLVEHTLEKLLEVITCLSVEAPNTSDSTGGVSLSLEYQKHGEDETIFKNGFSRLISVIFDRVNDTMRKRLFDRLFDYISTSEFTNYLATDILSSLIFNAVRTSGDAFRHYAEFILKKLKLLITDEVRTSKTPPVSVLFYCALSGPCFAANRTIVLDNEHIFFEIIEIFLNCANKTIFKCGTIGVSTLLHNLLNITTNFPVKTEHNQFSEPFSEWNPIEFWAKCVHYKDTVVHWSIPAKADISCVERIANKFFFPYIQKLMTEVQDRDSFRRITEHLHYVVFNLPTLKYPTNVQWLRNSSTPFCLPIASSSLGASCVLEYELKGPNGENVCEMVVSMIEHVITKTQDPTSLINICSIAKTCLRVFEKPKDDITSLLDPTSALLVDSIYLNIVKASQHTIDHIAFIKHIQTQLYHRCEIRDATDFDERILKCLLELSVNDYFTVQKRASGYLKTISQNIRCRHLLIPRVVEILTDAKLVNKNRLAGAMDLTLKLKWIKLVTPRIRLIIWDAVLRIKVMDNVEIRGRFEAIRKELKNFWREPIYRLATRETHDERNKKVAVVALLLIKPSSDWTPFLTEEALKIQTDTWFDYEKLSHTLRLKLVDNLFKNHIQNKNHHHTRGKLARSMIYAAQMEACDSKTIRLLLEQLFDEHYTSRNEARETLAHWLKENKQKTVREKIKPPKRVDHGVKLERGIREDNLWLVYDSENLPNTEQKWNEIVFVEKEKGACRWPESISVVRKRSHGQPLEPKNPSESDKMIIGRFSQSKFISKLFNFRLIEKEDYENPNDKFYRILKYVIRNYPDTKIPLKLMSEHLKLLMKSKKKNEQLLAAEIFIGIVLGIKHRSFFELDEFWNDINTCLNQFLDILTIEAEEAWSIAMETILDPTSDLRRVWWLIEGMIDGARMATLANEFQLAFRITSIQSNCWRYGQISKRASDIAWTKLQLALTDSLRNAISEVFYSCSEAREASSNATLINIPSRFIPDSLDTIIHKIIDKIPDLKFMEDQKIIRASLSHLDLNPPTGKMSRRRSSAIDLEDIKVSGMDTIYTRMHNNFQSMTYFRVLLQTITQHYGSSTKSWSPILVKLLPKLMEYANEDDYDLSEETYRDVDITQNSALIIHDYMSVSWISHMFLDEILKALGTTFHSNSWHVRLAVIKFVQAAVYSNIFPMSQQSRRDDIEKLLFRAVYDREISVRKEAAKCLLLFIHCSYIQFSDQKIDKLANILQSETELEARAHGASLALGAFVLAFPFFLPTNIIKPLSLLSSSSSNQAVVKKTMTETVREFRRQHRDDWEETKKILGDALTFDIENTTAPAYYA, encoded by the exons atggtCAAG GTCAGAAATAGCCCACAGCCGGTGTCAGTGAATACTGGAgataatttgaagattttgatgacaaaaaattatgtgaGACCAACGAAACAGTCAATTTTCCTGCCATATTTTGaaga ACTTGAAGCAGAAGCtgacaaaaaattcgacaacATTATCAATGGCATGATGGCTGGTTTTTTAACCGataatttaattgaaactGGAAGgttcacaaaaatgtttcaatttcacaTTCAACAGTTTGGACTTCGAATGTCTAAAGAAATGTTGTTGAACCTTGTTCGTTTCTTTTATGAAGTATTAATCAAAGAACACCAACACACTGATCTAATAATGGTTGCTTGTGAggcatttaaaaatatgatgGATCTAGTGAAACCACGAAGGTTTGGATGGAGGGATCATACATTGGATTGGCGTCCACTTAGACAACTCCATTATcaagtatttctcaaaaaaatgacgCCAGATTTAGAAGATGATTGTAAACATCCCTTGTTTTATTTTGCTCGGTTTTATGATCCATCAGAGCATCAGGCAATATGGGAAACAATTCTTCAGGAAATTCCAATTGGAAATCAAGATCAAACTGAATTGTTAATTGACATTTGTTGGAGGTTTCTTTCAGTATATGGAATGACTGAggaa GATATGAAACACAATGCGGTAAACACGTGGATTAAGGAACTGTGGGAAATGTATCTTAAAGCTGAAATGAATACATCATGGACTGCTCATTGTCTTGATCATATTGTGGA AATATGCACAATCGCACCAGGAGCATTCGATTTGAGTTCGTACTACGATGTGCTGTTCACGAAAATGATACGTGGATTTGATTTGACTGTACGGGAAGGAAAATTAGAGATCGGTAATGGAGAAGAGAAGATCTCGTCTTTTTATTTGGCAGATATATGTGCATACACAATCGGAGGTCCTAACTC ttcactttctcattttcaacgtTTAATACAATACATTTCATTTCACGTTCATCCACCAAATATTGGTGAGCACACGGATCAAATTAGCATGTTTCTGGAGCAATTCATGGAATCTTTCAAAGAACGATTGAATAAGGAACGATTGAATTGggagaaaagaaaatgttcgAAGGATTATTATTTGAAGGATTCTGATATTGATGCGGTTGTTGAGTCAATTTCAGATCTTGCTATCATGCTCATGTTTAATGAAGACATT GATTATAAGCTGATCAAACTTCTAACAACTGTTAATCGCGAATACGTGGCTCCAAAGTTACTCAATCA TCTTTATTCCTCCCTCACCGCAGTTAGTGAACCTCATCGATTGACAACTCTTATTGAagcattcactttttttgtttatgaGATTATTCGTACACCAGATGCAGAGTACCGTACTCCACGTAATATAGTCTATGACTCAAAATGGTTGATTTATATGGAAGAAGAGCGAAAATCATGGCCAACTTTTCATCTTGGTAGCGAAGTTCCGATGGTTAAAACCCATAAATTCGCAAGTCTCCGTGCTCATGCATTTTacattttggagatttttgtgAATCAGATCAATGTAAATGATGTGGATCGAACAAAATTTGTGCTCAAGACTTTGGAAATCTTGTTCTCATCTTTTCCATTAATGGATTTCTCAGCAGCTATTAAATTTCATGAAGAAAAAATGTCGAATGACGATCGATTGATATGCCTTCTATCAAAACGTGTACCATCTCTTGTTGAGCATACTCTTGAGAAGCTTCTCGAAGTGATCACTTGCTTGTCAGTCGAAGCACCCAACACTTCCGATTCAACTGGCGGAGTTAGTTTATCATTGGAATATCAGAAGCATGGGGAGGAtgaaacgatttttaaaaacggaTTCTCCAGGTTGATTAGTGTTATTTTTGATCGAGTTAATGATACGATGAGAAAg cgCCTATTCGACCGTCTTTTTGATTATATTTCTACATCTGAATTCACAAACTATTTGGCAACCGACATTCTTTCTTCTTTGATATTCAATGCCGTGCGGACAAGTGGAGACGCATTCCGTCACTATGCGGaattcattctgaaaaagttgaaacttctTATAACAG ATGAAGTGCGAACATCGAAAACTCCTCCTGTGTCCGTATTGTTTTATTGTGCACTATCCGGACCGTGCTTTGCTGCGAATAGAACAATTGTTCTGGACAATGAACACATTTTCTTTgagattattgaaatttttctcaattgtgCGAATAAGACCATTTTTAAG tgtgGAACTATTGGAGTATCAACTTTACTGCACAACTTGCTGAATATCACTACGAATTTCCCAGTTAAAACCGAACATAATCAGTTTTCGGAACCATTTTCCGAGTGGAATCCAATTGAGTTTTGGGCGAAATGTGTTCATTACAAAGACACTGTTGTGCATTGGTCAATACCAGCAAAAGCTGACATTTCGTGTGTTGAACGAATCGccaacaaatttttctttccgtACATTCAGAAGCTGATGACCGAAGTTCAAGacag agactCTTTTCGTCGTATCACTGAACATCTGCACTACGTTGTGTTCAATTTGCCAACTCTAAAATATCCAACAAATGTTCAATGGTTGAGAAATTCTTCTACACCGTTTTGCCTTCCAATTGCGTCTTCATCTCTTGGAGCCTCATGTGTTCTTGAATATGAACTCAAAG GGCCAAATGGAGAGAATGTCTGTGAGATGGTTGTTTCAATGATTGAGCATGTTATCACTAAAACTCAAGACCCTACGTCCCTAATCAATATATGCTCGATTGCAAAAACCTGCttgagagtttttgaaaaaccgaaaGATGATATTACATCATTGCTGGATCCAACCTCAGCTCTTCTTGTCGATTctatatatttaaatattgtCAAAGCATCTCAACATACGATAGATCACATCGCATTCATAAAACATATCCAAACTCAATTATACCATCGGTGTGAGATCCGTGACGCAACTGATTTCGATGAGCGTATATTGAAATGTCTTCTAGAACTTTCAGTAAATGACTATTTCACAGTTCAAAAAAGAGCATCAggatatttgaaaacaatatcGCAAAATATACGATGTCGTCACTTACTCATTCCAAGAGTTGTGGAAATTCTAACGGACGCAAAGCTTGTTAATAAGAATCGGCTGGCTGGAGCAATGGATCTGACTCTGAAACTTAAATGGATAAAACTTGTAACCCCCAGGATCCGATTAATTATATGGGATGCAGTACTTCGAATAAAAGTTATGGATAATGTTGAGATCCGTGGTCGTTTTGAAGCGATTCGAAAGGAACTGAAGAACTTCTGGAGGGAACCCATTTATCGGTTGGCCACCAGAGAAACCCATGACG AGAGAAACAAGAAAGTCGCGGTAGTTGCACTTCTTTTGATCAAACCATCATCTGATTGGACACCTTTTCTCACTGAAGAAGCTCTTAAAATACAAACTGATACATGGTttgattatgaaaaattatctcATACTCTCCGCTTGAAACTTGTGGATAACCTATTCAAGAATcacattcaaaataaaaatcatcacCATACTCGCGGGAAATTGGCACGATCTATGATATATGCTGCTCAAATGGAGGCTTGTGATAGTAAAACGATTAGGCTTCTACTTGAACAGTTGTTTGATGAGCACTATACTTCGAGAAATGAAGCGAGAGAAACATTGGCACATTGGCTAAAGGagaataaacaaaaaactgtgaGAGAAAAGATTAAGCCACCCAAACGAGTGGATCATGGTGTGAAACTAGAGCGCGGAATTCGAGAAGACAATCTGTGGTTGGTGTATGATTCGGAAAACTTACCAAATACAGAGCAAAAGTGGAATGAAAtagtttttgtggaaaaagagaaaggtGCATGTAGATGGCCAGA GTCAATTAGTGTTGTTCGAAAGAGATCCCATGGTCAGCCTCTCGAACCAAAAAATCCATCGGAATCTGATAAAATGATTATTGGTCGTTTTTCTCAATCtaaattcatttcgaaactATTCAATTTCCGTCTTATCGAGAAAGAAGATTATGAAAACCCGAACGATAAATTCTACCGAATTTTGAAGTATGTGATTCGAAATTATCCGGATACCAAGATTCCATTGAAATTAATGAGCGAACACTTGAAATTGTTGATGAAAAGTAAGAAG AAAAATGAGCAACTACTTGCTGCAGAGATCTTTATTGGAATTGTACTTGGCATCAAGCAtcgttcattttttgagctagATGAATTTTGGAATGATATCAACACAtgtttaaatcaatttttagacattttgaCGATAGAAGCCGAAGAAGCATGGAGCATTGCAATGGAAACGATTCTTGACCCGACTTCTGATCTTCGAAGAGTTTGGTGGCTCATTGAAGGGATGATTGACGGTGCACGCATGGCAACATTAGCTAATGAATTTCAGTTGGcatt cCGCATCACTAGTATTCAATCAAATTGTTGGCGCTATGGACAGATTTCAAAACGAGCCAGCGATATCGCCTGGACTAAACTCCAATTGGCACTTACAGATTCTTTGAGAAACGCCATTTCAGA AGTGTTTTACTCATGTAGTGAGGCCCGTGAAGCAAGTTCAAATGCAACGTTAATAAATATTCCATCGAGATTCATTCCAGATTCATTGGATACTATTATTCATAAGATTATTGATAAG attcctgATCTCAAGTTTATGGAGGATCAGAAGATAATAAGAGCTTCACTGTCTCATTTAGATCTCAACCCGCCAACCGGAAAAATGAGTCGTAGAAGAAGTTCAGCAATTGATTTAGAGGATATAAAAGTAAGTGGAATGGATACAATTTATACACGGATGCATAATAATTTCCAGTCAATGACATATTTCCGTGTCCTTCTTCAAACGATTACTCAACATTATGGTTCTTCAACTAAAAGTTGGTCACCAATTCTTGTTAAGTTACTTCCAAAACTAATGGAATATGCCAATGAAGATGACTATGATCTGTCAGAAGAAACATATCGTGACGTGGATATTACTCAGAACTCTGCCCTGATTATTCATGACTACATGTCAGTTTCTTGGATTAGTCATATGTTTTTGGATGAAATCTTGAAAGCATTGGGAACG acatttcacTCGAATTCGTGGCATGTTAGACTGGCTGTCATCAAGTTTGTTCAAGCAGCTGTCTACTCGAATATTTTCCCGATGAGCCAACAATCAAGACGAGATGATATTGAAAAACTTCTGTTCCGTGCAGTTTATGATCGCGAG ATCTCGGTTCGAAAGGAGGCTGCGAAATGTCTTCTACTATTTATTCATTGCtcatatattcaattttcggatcaaaaaattgataaactcGCGAATATTCTTCAATCAGAAACGGAACTAGAAGCACGTGCTCATGGTGCATCATTAGCTCTTGGAGCATTTGTACTGGCCTTCCCATTTTTCCTGCCAACTAACATCATAAAGCCATTGAGTCTTCTGAGCTCGTCGAGTTCAAATCAAGCAGTTGTGAAA AAAACGATGACGGAAACAGTGCGAGAGTTCCGCCGTCAACACCGTGATGATTGggaggaaacaaaaaaaatattgggagACGCACTGACGTTTGACATTGAAAACACAACTGCCCCGGCGTATTATGCATGA
- the T28B8.3 gene encoding Proteasome activator complex subunit 4 C-terminal domain-containing protein (Partially confirmed by transcript evidence), which translates to METILDPTSDLRRVWWLIEGMIDGARMATLANEFQLAFRITSIQSNCWRYGQISKRASDIAWTKLQLALTDSLRNAISEVFYSCSEAREASSNATLINIPSRFIPDSLDTIIHKIIDKIPDLKFMEDQKIIRASLSHLDLNPPTGKMSRRRSSAIDLEDIKVSGMDTIYTRMHNNFQSMTYFRVLLQTITQHYGSSTKSWSPILVKLLPKLMEYANEDDYDLSEETYRDVDITQNSALIIHDYMSVSWISHMFLDEILKALGTTFHSNSWHVRLAVIKFVQAAVYSNIFPMSQQSRRDDIEKLLFRAVYDREISVRKEAAKCLLLFIHCSYIQFSDQKIDKLANILQSETELEARAHGASLALGAFVLAFPFFLPTNIIKPLSLLSSSSSNQAVVKKTMTETVREFRRQHRDDWEETKKILGDALTFDIENTTAPAYYA; encoded by the exons ATGGAAACGATTCTTGACCCGACTTCTGATCTTCGAAGAGTTTGGTGGCTCATTGAAGGGATGATTGACGGTGCACGCATGGCAACATTAGCTAATGAATTTCAGTTGGcatt cCGCATCACTAGTATTCAATCAAATTGTTGGCGCTATGGACAGATTTCAAAACGAGCCAGCGATATCGCCTGGACTAAACTCCAATTGGCACTTACAGATTCTTTGAGAAACGCCATTTCAGA AGTGTTTTACTCATGTAGTGAGGCCCGTGAAGCAAGTTCAAATGCAACGTTAATAAATATTCCATCGAGATTCATTCCAGATTCATTGGATACTATTATTCATAAGATTATTGATAAG attcctgATCTCAAGTTTATGGAGGATCAGAAGATAATAAGAGCTTCACTGTCTCATTTAGATCTCAACCCGCCAACCGGAAAAATGAGTCGTAGAAGAAGTTCAGCAATTGATTTAGAGGATATAAAAGTAAGTGGAATGGATACAATTTATACACGGATGCATAATAATTTCCAGTCAATGACATATTTCCGTGTCCTTCTTCAAACGATTACTCAACATTATGGTTCTTCAACTAAAAGTTGGTCACCAATTCTTGTTAAGTTACTTCCAAAACTAATGGAATATGCCAATGAAGATGACTATGATCTGTCAGAAGAAACATATCGTGACGTGGATATTACTCAGAACTCTGCCCTGATTATTCATGACTACATGTCAGTTTCTTGGATTAGTCATATGTTTTTGGATGAAATCTTGAAAGCATTGGGAACG acatttcacTCGAATTCGTGGCATGTTAGACTGGCTGTCATCAAGTTTGTTCAAGCAGCTGTCTACTCGAATATTTTCCCGATGAGCCAACAATCAAGACGAGATGATATTGAAAAACTTCTGTTCCGTGCAGTTTATGATCGCGAG ATCTCGGTTCGAAAGGAGGCTGCGAAATGTCTTCTACTATTTATTCATTGCtcatatattcaattttcggatcaaaaaattgataaactcGCGAATATTCTTCAATCAGAAACGGAACTAGAAGCACGTGCTCATGGTGCATCATTAGCTCTTGGAGCATTTGTACTGGCCTTCCCATTTTTCCTGCCAACTAACATCATAAAGCCATTGAGTCTTCTGAGCTCGTCGAGTTCAAATCAAGCAGTTGTGAAA AAAACGATGACGGAAACAGTGCGAGAGTTCCGCCGTCAACACCGTGATGATTGggaggaaacaaaaaaaatattgggagACGCACTGACGTTTGACATTGAAAACACAACTGCCCCGGCGTATTATGCATGA